Below is a window of Zygotorulaspora mrakii chromosome 3, complete sequence DNA.
TCAAATGCCGACAACGATTAAGCGAGCATAACCAACTATAGCATCGACACATGTCGCTACAACTCTGAAACTTGCAGGCTTCGAAGGTCCCTACTATCTTAACTTATAAAAGACGAACTGAACATATACGTCAAAAACTCATCCAAAAACCATACGGTTGGACGCTGGTGAGAAAGGAGCCCGCACTCATTTTCACATGTGTGCGAAATAAGAGAAAGGGCATTTAACTCGGATATGGCTATGCCAGcattatcaatatttaATTTAATTGGCTTAAAAGGTCTAATATTCAATAAATCACGTACTTTTTTAAATTGTACTAATCTTTTACCGCACGTAACCGACTGGACTCAGTATAATTATAAAACCAACACAAACCTTACAAATTAGCCAAACCTTGTAAAATAGTCAAAGCTTCAGCGACTAGTTCAATTAAAACTTCTTGGTCAAACtgcttattttttttgaagcacaCACCTCCTACTGTTGGATTATCCATTCTCCTTCTCCATGACCTACTTCTACGCCGCCTGAGCAGAGCGTTTATGCAAAACTCTCCTCGCAAGTAACCATTTCAGATCCAGCTCTGGCCACAAAAAACATGATATAAAAATAACTCGCCCTGTCTTATACCTACTTTATAAAGGGTTTGACACTTGCTTAGCAGCCTCTTCGAATATGTCAGTGTCTCAGCACCCCAATGATTGGCAGCTAATGAATCATCCAGGTTGGCATGTGACTCATTGCCTGATTACATTATTTTGTGATAGGTGTTACCCTGTCTTATAGGTAATGTCAGATCACATGTAATTAAGCGCTGATAATACATCAACTACAACCAAAGCAGTGCTAACATTTCTGCAATCCGACTCCAGCCACAAGTTATCATTCAGAGAAATAATTTAAATATAAACATATTTAGTCATTAAAAAAGCTACTAATTGCTTATAAAGTACCAGCAGTTCTGAAAACATCCAAAGCGTGAGCAACTCTCTTGGACATGGTCTTTTCACCTTCTCTAACCCAGACTCTTGGGTCAAAGTATTTCTTGTTTGGAGCGTCTTCACCAGTTGGGTTACCGACTGGGGTCATTAGGTAATCCTTCTTAGCCAAGACATAGTCTCTGATACCTTCCAAGTAGGCGAATTGACAGTCAGTGTCCAGGTTGACCTTGACAACACCATTGTCGATACCGGTGTGGAAATCAGCATCAGAAGAACCGGAACCACCGTGGAAGACCAAGTACAATGGCTTAGCTTCCTTAACACCAGTCTTTGAAACAGTGTATTTTTGGTGTTCACCCAAGATTTCTGGTCTTAATTTCACATTACCAACCTTATAGACACCGTGACAGTTTCCGAAGGCGGCGGCGATCGAGAAGTTTGGAGAGATTGGGTGTAGGGCCTTGTAGACATTGTAGACTTGTTCTGGCTTGGTGTATAGGGCATCTTCAGAAGCACCTTCGTTGTTGACACCATCTTCTTCACCACCGGTAATACCGATTTCCATTTCTAACCATTGGTTCATGGCGGCCATTCTCTTGAAGTATTTGGCACAGGTACCAATGTTTTCCTCATCGACTTCTTCGGAAAGATCAAGCATATGGGAGGAGAATAGAGGTTCACCGTGTTCCTTGAAGTAAGCTTCATCGGCTTCTAGCATACCGTCGTACCAAGGTAGAAGTTTCTTAGCACAGTGGTCAGAGTGAAGAACAACTGGGATACCGTAAGCTGGGGCAATTGATCTGATGTAGTGGGCAGCGGCAACAGCACCCTTGATGGAGGCATTTTGACCTTCGTTAGAGACACCCTTACCGGCGAAGTAAGCAGCACCACCGTTGGAGGTTTGCAAGATGATTGGGGACTTGTTGTCACGTGCGGCTTCCAAAGCAGAGACGACAACAGAAGAGGAGGTGACGTTGATGGCTGGGATAGCGAACTTGTGAGCCTTTGCGTAGTCGAACAAGGCACGGACGTCGTCACCGACGATGACACCGCTCTTTCTCTTTAGGACTTCAGTAACACccattttgaatatttgatgGTTTGTGGAAATTAGTTGTattggaaaagatgaacttttttctaCGGTTATATAGGCAAGAGATAACAGCAACAGAGATAGGGTAGCGAGTTGGGGTGGACCTTTTATATACAACAGTTTTTtctaaatgaaaaaaatctgacCACGATAGCGCCAATACAAGCAAAGTTACCCAATGGTGCGAGGGAAAAGGAAAGCATAATGTGATGGATGGTGATACGCTGAATGGAAAATACTGCAAAGCAGTGTTCGTCATGTTAGAAGAATAATATGGGCAGGGGCAATGATCTGGATCTGGTGCATACGACGAGCAGTTGATAATTGGGACTAACGTTTGGGTCTTGTCGGTTGTGACGTTAAAATGgttcgttttttttttatagaAGAAGCCTGGGTTCTGGAAATAGTGGATGCCGAGCGATGGTGGTAAACGGtgggaaaaagaagcgAGAAggaaaacagaaaagagGAGTCTCagaaaacgaaaaaaaagaggatgCGCGGATGTATGGGTTCTATGGTGCTATTGGAGGTCGATTTTCGGGAAAGTGGTTACCCGAACTCGTGTATAGTGAGCAGGATATAAGGCGGCTGGGACGCGGCGTTTAGCGACAAAGAAGGTGGAATAGCGTGTAAGTGGGATGGGGTAACAGGAAAGGACAAAAACCAAAAGTTTATAAAAGGGAGTAGGAAATAAGCTTCATGAGATGGAAGATGGGACTAACCGCTGAGGTTAATTGAGTCAGCAAGAAGTTGGGAATTGGCGGATAAATTTGTGGAAAAGATGACTATTCCCGGTAGGTTTATGACTGATGATAAAGGTACATTTGGTGAACATACGGCGCATGTTCGCTGGCCGGTGATTGTGCAGAATGCGATCGATGATATGAAAACAGCCATCAAGGAGGTCGAAACGCAAGATGGCAAAACGCAGGGTGAGAGTATCAAGAAGGGATTAGTTTCGTTGCGCCAGGAGATTCTTGACGACGCGGTTTTGAGGCCCTTTAGCGAGCAAGAGGTTTTGGTAGGGCGGGTTCCATTGTCGTTCAATGAATATCTGTCGCAGAGAAAAGATGCGCATTGGTTTAACAGCGAGTGGTTGTTTAGTGAGGTGTATCTGTATCGCAGGATAAATGTTTTGTTTCGCTTTCAGAGATTGTGGGCGGactttgatatttttgacagGTTGAAGCAATCGACTTTCGAAAGTTCGTTGTACGGTGTGACGGAATTGGCACTCAGGTACAGGAGTTTGAAGAGTCAGTTGGAAAAAAGAAGTGCGGATGACGACGAAACGTTGAAACTTTTGTTTAAAGAGTTTGTTGATATATCCTTGTGGGGGAATGCTACGGatctttctttgttgaCGGATGCGACTATCGAGGATATCAAATCGATTCAGGGAGCCAAGGTTAGGCAGGAGTCTGAGTCAAAGATTTTGGTAAATGATACCTTAAAGGCATGGGAGCATTTAAAGGCAGAAACAACCACCACAGCTGGTGGAGAAGTTCGCGTTGACTTTATTCTTGATAATTCAGGGTTTGAACTGTATGCGGATTTGATGCTTGCAGCATTTTTGTTGCAAAGTAAAATGGTAACAAAATGTATATTCCATGCAAAGGATATCCCATATATGGTCAGTGATGTCatgttgaaagatttcgatattttgttgaaggATCTAAAGGATagacaattttttccagtcAAAGATGAGTTGTCGCAAGGGGCGTTGGATTTATTTGCGGATGATATAAGTGACCACGTCAAGAATGGTAGGATTGAATTTCGTGAAAACTCATTTTGGACTACCGAACTAGATTATTGGAACTTGGACAAGACTGAAACGAAATATAATGGATGCGAGATCTTTCaagatcttttgaattcaaatctGGTTATATTTAAAGGTGATCTAAACTATAGAAAACTGACAGGAGACCGAAAATGGCCAAGGACGACCAAATTTTGCGAGGCAATCGGTCCATTAGCAACCAACGGTATCAGTTTGTTGAGTTTGAGAACGTGTAAAGCAGACGTTCAGGTTGATTTACCTCACGGAGTTGACGAAGAGTTGACAAAACTGTGGGAAAAGGATCATCCAGGTCAAGGATCTTGGTGGTGCAGCAGTGGTAAATGGGCAGTTATCTGCTTTTCCGCTAAATAATAGAAAGTTGTACATATAGATagactttttttctctcaCTTTTTCTCTATATGATGCGATGTTGACGATTGCTGTGGCGGTGGTTGACTTAAAAACGGGAGTGGCCCTGGGAACATTGGAAAGGGGGGCATTCCAAACGGTACAGGCGGTAGTGGTAAATTTGGTGCCTTAATTGGCGGGTCaatttttggtttcttGACATTCTTGTCACTCCCAATCTCTTGCTGttcattttctcttttggaaGCGTTCTCCGTTGACTCcttttctgattcttttttctgtaGAAAACTCTCTACTTCCTTTTGTACTTGTTCATCTTCTACCAGTGAATCCAAAAGAATACCAGGTGTATTACAACTAGGGCAAACAAAATCACTTTCTAGTAAGGCATCTTCAATTGccatctttgaaaagagctTGTTACAGCATTTACTTGTCCTTACTGGATCTCTCAATAATCCACCTGTAATAGAGCACTTTAGATTATCTGGTAAATCTGCAAAGTACCCCTTACGCCATTTCGCATCAGCTCCATTCATGTATCTGTTTTGTTGCTTTCTTTGGTAATCCTCCCAACTCTGCTGATCGGCGACCTGAACGACAAATTTACCATCATCGGTAACCATGATTTTCCTTTGAGCCATCTCTTCAGCTGTTATATTATTTGGGTCGATCTCaacacttttcaaaaatttcttggGAATACCTGTAGTCCGTCTTATCCTTTtgccttcaaaatttgggtCACTATTAGTTGGACAATTTTTGATCCAGTGGTCTCTTGCACCACATCTGTAGCACATATAACCTGGTGGTGGTAACCCTTCATTTTCACCAGAATTTGGCCCATTATTTTGTGACTTATAAAAAACCGGTGTCGCTGACGACATTTCCTGTTGTGTTTGTTCCCattgattttcttgatctgCAAACATATTTGCAATACGTTCCTCTTCGGTAACACCATTTACTTTGCCCGAACCATTGCTTGTTATACCGCTTGATTGCTTTTTCTGAAGTACTCTAGGTTTACCTGTCACGTAACGTGCAGCATTCCCTAATGATGCACTACTGCCTTTACTCATGCCGCCGCCATTTGCTGAGAAAGCTCTTACTGCTGGTGATCGCCTTGCTACGACGCTTGAAGACCTCGGTATTACCTGGGAGTCGtcatcatattcatcaTTGGTATCTGGGTTGTATAATCGCAGTTGAAAATGTGTTCCATCACCTAGCTTGTTTTCATGTATAATTTCTCTCTTAAGATCAAAAACTGTAAGGCCTGTACCATCAAACAAGATTCTATTTGTATCCCTTTGTGACCGAAATCTATAAAATATTGTACTACTCATCCTCAGTTCATCAAACTCTTGATTCTTCTCTCATTTCTTATCTGTAGTGCAGAGTTGATGAaactttcaacttttcttAGTTTTTGCCTTTTACTGCGGGATATCGAGAAAATACAAATAATCGACAACAAACAAGGATAGGAAGGAGAATAACAAGAATATCTAATAGCGGAGCAGCAATCGTATTTCCACAGGGTTTAAATTTTTGTGCGAGGTTCGAAATATGGCCATTCCCGGGTATTATGAGTTGTATCGTAGAAGTACTGTAGGAAATAGTCTGGTGGACGCTTTAGATACGTTAATCAGCGATGGGAGAATCGAGGCTTCTTTAGCAATGAGAGTGTTGGAAACCTTTGATAAAGTTGTTGCAGAAACTCTGAAAGATAATACACAATCAAAGCTGACTGTAAAGGGTAATTTGGATACTTACGGATTTTGTGACGATGTTTGGACTTTTATTGTCAAAAACTGTCAAGTAACAGTTGAAGGAAACCTTGATGGTGTTAGTGGCGGTGATAATCATACAACGGTATCTGTTGATAAGCTAAGAATAGTTGCATGCAACTCAAAGAAAAGCGAATAGTGTGATGAGGGGGCGGTAGGTGTAACCTTGcattttctcctttttACTTACGGCCACTTTAGGGAGAAACTCATTACTAGTTattttattaaattttGTAATACTGGGTAGAATTATAATAAGGTACTTCATAATTTCTAAGTGAGTTCTTGTTTTCTCACCTTAATTTCTCAGGCataattaaaaaatgtcCTCTTTAACAATCCtagaaaaattcatcataCTCTTTTAAGATTACAAGCCACTATTCTAAAAAAATACACTGATATAAATGTCCATTGCCCAAGAGTTTGACTTGATCATCAAAACATATAATGACAAGATTGTTCATCCTGCATCAAGACAAGATTCGccagaatttcaaaatttaatttcatcgactattgaaaaattactgactttgaaaaatacagtGTATACAAAGCTATCCTTGTTTAGTACGAATGAAACCGTTGAAGATATGACTACAAGCTCCTTAAAGTTTTTATCAATAGATTACTATTTGGCAATGCTTTTCTCCAGAAAACAAGTAACCGCTAATCAGGTTGAGAATAGCGAGAACAGAAATAAGCTAAAATTGAAGTTCTTGGAAAAGTCCCTGCAACTCTTCATGCAGTTTATCGTTAGTCTGGATCAAAGCGAAATTCTAGATTCTTATTTATCCAAAAAGATTAATTCTTTTGAGCATACATACGAACCAACACTGAAGGAAATGTACTCTCAACCGTCAAACAAGGATGATCTCTCGGGTGctcaattgaaaagacagcaaaaaattgaggtATATCGTACTACAAAAGCTATAAATGAGAAATTGGCTTTTATTgaatcaaaatataaaaacatagatgataatgatgatatcGATGATTTTCAAGATGGTGAAGAACTTTTACGAGAATtgtatcttcaaaaattgaaaagtttggcTTATGATACCTTTGACAACGTTGAAAAGATTCTTTATGAGGGTGAATTATTGAAGAACTTTACACGGAACCCAGAACACCAACGAAGACAGCCGGAAATGGTCGATTCAAGCAGTAGCAGTGGCTATACAGAGAAGCTAGAGTCATTGAATAAACCACTAATCTCAAAGGAGGGTAAAGTCCTCAGAAATTTCACACTATTGGACAAGAAGAGTGAGCTCCAGAGAAAGGTGCGTGGTTATGGCCAATATGGACCTACAATGTCCGTAGAGGAATTCTTGGAAAAAGAGTGGGAGTCTGGTAGAGTTCTTCAGGGTGGTGAGGTTACTCAAGAGCAAAGTAAGGAAGATGCCGAGGATAATGAGACATTACAGGATATAGAAACATACAAAGCCCGTGAATGGGATGAGTTCAAAGAAGCAAATCCAAGAGGTAGCGGGAATACCACCAATAGAGGTTGATTGAGGTTTTTATACATGGATTAAATAGAGCAAAAATATGTCATTTTTAACTTGTACTAAATGTTCTCCAATTCCTTTTTCAGGtcagaaattttcaaaatctcaCTTCCATTCAAAATCCATCGATCTCTCTCATCATCAAATGTACAGAGGACGTTAATAACTATCAGAAAGCaccttcttttcagttCAGAATCTTTAGGATTCAGTCTCGAATAGTGGTACATCAACTCTGCAGCGGCCCTTTCATGGTTGTTTACAAcatgaaaacaataaagtttcttcaaatttgtcCAGTTATTATCCTGCAGCTGGGACGCGAGAATGCtcttgataattttgtAGTCTGAAATCGAGAGATATAGGCTATTATTATGTGAATGGCAGAGTTTTAAAAGGGTTGCGAAAAATGTGTCAGATTGTCCTGTACTCTGCAAtaccttttcaaaataattcTTCCTGATGTCATCTGAAAGGGTGTCGTGATTGAACCGCAAAACGTCCAATCCTTCAGCAAACAGActgaaatggaaaagaagatcTAAATACAGCTTCAATTGGTATTGTCTAAATTCCACAGGCTCAATTATAtcaacatttttcattgagtACTCAATGGATTTCTTGATGCACTTGAAAGCATAATCGACACTATTTCctctgaaaaaaagaactgaTAGTTCATAGTAGTATGAGGAATGTCTATAAGGAACtttaaatgatgaaactAGTGGTTTCCATATGTTATTTGCGGGACGATTTGCTAAATCACTAATGCACAAAGGTAATGACTCAGCAATTGACACGGCGTAATCGtgcaattgaaagaattcatAAGCCCGTTCATACTGAtcacaaacaaaaaacatcATTGCCAGCATTAACTCTTCAACTTGGTCATCGCGGATATAAAATGACCACCCGATGTCCATTAAAAGTTTGCTTTTGAATCGTCTTTGATCATCTATTGTTTGATAACGACAAACATGCGTGTCGAAAAATCTCATGAAGTAGAAATTCATCGCCAAAGAGCTGTCATAAATGTTAGACAGACAACATGCGAGAAAATTCCTCCACTGAGAATATGATCCTAGTTGAATTCCCAACTTTGGCCTTGTAGTCTTGGCAAAAACGTCTTCAATCAATAGACATTTATCGATTCGATAAAGTGATAAAATTAGGGACTGCTTAAAATGTAAGTCAAGcaaaatattcaattgatttgaaaacgATGTAGAgtcaaaatccaaaaatgcaaaagtCAACAAAACCTGGAATACGAAATGAcgttgaatgaaaataacCTGATAAAAACTCTCCATTATAACAACTGATGAAAAACCATCTCTAATTATCGACACAATAAAATCATTGGCGTGCGCTGTAAGATCGTTGATGTGATTGTATATGAGATCATTAAGAAGTGCTATAATATCAAGCGAACTGAGAGCTCCAAATAGTagcttcaaatttgaaacctCAAAATTTGACTCTAAATCACTCTTGAAAATGCTagtaaatttttcatttaatgtctgactctttgaaatttcaccaCTGACGATCGcgatgaatttttcagcaacGTTTGATAATACTTGTCTTGACAAAGTGGTTGAGAACCCATGCAATGACTTCAAGTATCGTGTCAggtcatcttcattataCTCATTATGAATATTGTAGTAAACATTTTCTAGCGTTGAATTTATGGCGAACACAGAATAATTGTATCTTCGTAAACAATTTGTGACAATAATCTCATTTCGGTATATAGTCAAAGAGGAGACTTCGTCacttttgtttttcaaatctcgCAAAACTGTTTCTAAGTTAGCCAAATAATCCATAGTGCATGGCTCGCCAgccaaaataataatattatttTCACTTAATACTTTGTGTGCTTGTTTAAAGGCTTCTTCCGAGTAGCGCGTTTTCAAATTAAGGTAACCTTTTTCAGTATCGCCATTCACCTTTAAATCTTGTTCCGCTTCCATATCGCTTAATGACCTGTTGGTAGATTCTATCCACTCGTGTGCCTGCATATCTTCATCTGAAAGATTTAGAACTTGCAGTTTGCTAATGCAACCACTTTTCCATAAGACCGCAATGTTTAGATACGATGAACTCAAGTTGAAATCCAATGGTTTTAACATTGCCAAATCGACTAATGACCagattgatgatgatgaaagatTTGTTGGAATTACACTTTTCCgattgaaaataattttTCCTTTGCCATCGACGCTAAGCTCGgcaatttggaaaatgcCATTTCCAAATGGTAGATAAATGGTTAAAAAGTTACTGAACATTGTCATATATTCTCCTGGTGCTTCATAGGTCCTATTAACtgcattttcaaagtaATTGCTTTCGGCCAAATTCACCTCAAGAACCAAAGAGAAATCCTGCAGGttccaaaattttaaatGACAATGCTGGGTTAAAAcaattaaaaatttctgcAAATATACAACGCAGGAAATAGCTCTTTCACATTTAGttgattgttttcttgtaaATATTTGTGTTATACTCTGCAAATATGAGTTATCGTTGAATAATATTGGCTCCAAATAAGAATTCTCACATTTTCTTAGCCCCAGTAATCCGCCATCCTCGAGAAACACgataaaaaattctgcAGAAACAGCAcaaagaagatgaggaacTCGCACTGTGAAATCATATGGGTTAAGGATATTGAACCAATTTTCACCAAGTGACTCGTTGTCAGAGTGTAGAAAATCAATGGGTAGGGCAATGGACAGGACTACGCCATCCCGTAATATCATATTGATTGCCAGTTTTGTGTCGATCTCCTGAATGGTGAAAGTGTAATTTTTGTTCAATGTTGGATTTggcaaaaataaatttacAGTTTTTCCATTTGTGATACTGCCGATAGTGTAGAGAGTCAAAACACTGAAATCCATGGAAAAGTGGTACGACAAATACTCATTGTTTGACAGTTCGAACGTGTTGGAGTAATCGCTGTCTCCCCTTTGATAGTCAATTGATGTTTCTGATAAAGTCTCatcattgaaatataaattgaCGATATTCTTAGACAAAGTGCGTTTATCAAATTCCAGTAAATTTACGTCCACCTTGGACAAAAGCAACATTGCGTCAGCCAAACAATTAAAGGGTTTACGTCTTGTCTTGGGTTACCCAAGACTAGTTTAACTTAGCATGTTTACTGATGATCTCGCATttaatttatttttggGATTTTTCCAATACTAACCTAGTTAGTACTTCGAAGAAGCAAGATGATGCTTCGTCCTAGATGACATTGAAACAGCTATTAGATTATGGGACGTACAAATGTGTAGATATATGTACAGTTAGGATATTGGATGCTATTAGCTATTAGGATCTGTTAATGCTATCGTCCTAATACCGCCACTGGTACCATTTATGACGATAACAGTGGTCGAATTAACAGTGGTGCTATCGATAGCGacaattttatcatttgaagaaatcgaTTCACCAGGTGTTGGGTAAGTTTCAATGATGGTGTCTAAGTCACCTAGCTTTCTTACTTCAATGCAGCCATTTTCATATGAAATGATAACCTTGTCGTTGGCTGGCCTATATACTATATTTGCTGGCCGAGTGTTGAGAACGTATTTTACAACGATCTTTTTCTGATCAAATGAATAAACCAATATTGATTTCTGATATTCAATCAACATCTTGGAGCTTTTCTTATCCAAATGCAGAACTGGCTTATAATCATTATCCGAAGTTTTGGAAAGTGAGCTGCTCAGACTAATCGTTTGAAGAACTTTACCTTGGCAGTTGTAAATAACCACCTCATACGGGTCAGCATGCAAAACAAGCAATGATTTTTCGGTCATACCAAATTCTGCTGCTAGAggaattttttgcaaaggTATCAAAAACCTTTTGCTTTCGATGATAGCTGGAGTAAAACCATTAACTTGAATTGATATTTCTATTAcatgtatttttctttcgGTGACAAGCAAAACcgcattttttttgaatgcatGACATACTATATCTGAGAATTCAATTTGGTTGGTTTTTGAATctcttgttttcttgttatcaaatattttcaattgtgaGACTGGTTTCTCACTTTCCGACGTAAACAATTTGATACCCTCATCATCTAATATCAGAAATTTATTCGTGTCTAGCCAGTAGATATCCAGTAGCGACAATGATATaccttcaaattttttcaagggAGAATCTGCacaattgaaattgttaTCAATGTACCATAAAGATAAGTGACcatctttggaaaatgtGATAACATGGTTATGTGAAGccttcatttttataatttgaTGACTATCACTTTTAAAGAGGCTAGAGGCTTTTCTTGCTTCGTCGTTGCCGCCAACATGTGCCGTATGATCCTCGTTTGACATTGATCCTTGTGAAGCGGCCTTATCACGGGCGAATAGAGAGGATAACCTGCGTGGCCTAACGCCACCGCATGAATCATTATTAGTCTCTGTGTTCGCGATAACGGTAGC
It encodes the following:
- the FAR8 gene encoding Far8p (similar to Saccharomyces cerevisiae FAR8 (YMR029C); ancestral locus Anc_2.583), whose translation is MNNQVMMQPHYTLPGVMHYLQTEFTRNERDRIAWELERSEMKARIALLEGENKDLQYQLVKLKSPSYKDKECSLELANEENNVDLTQLMKSKMAVQDNVKEIIYLFKSPNITTQLRSLNDKQESVHDLEKMNLNQPIAQHDMIDSDGVVEAPSSMHQTEALQEVMDDRSLVPPEDTHSDAATVIANTETNNDSCGGVRPRRLSSLFARDKAASQGSMSNEDHTAHVGGNDEARKASSLFKSDSHQIIKMKASHNHVITFSKDGHLSLWYIDNNFNCADSPLKKFEGISLSLLDIYWLDTNKFLILDDEGIKLFTSESEKPVSQLKIFDNKKTRDSKTNQIEFSDIVCHAFKKNAVLLVTERKIHVIEISIQVNGFTPAIIESKRFLIPLQKIPLAAEFGMTEKSLLVLHADPYEVVIYNCQGKVLQTISLSSSLSKTSDNDYKPVLHLDKKSSKMLIEYQKSILVYSFDQKKIVVKYVLNTRPANIVYRPANDKVIISYENGCIEVRKLGDLDTIIETYPTPGESISSNDKIVAIDSTTVNSTTVIVINGTSGGIRTIALTDPNS